tttgagaattctttTGAGGCTTAAGCTAGAATTACATAGTTAGTCTCAGTGTTTTAAAgtactatttttaaagtatttttttttctgctccagAACTGTTCTCACAGCTGTCCTATACTTTCTGTTCTGAGATCAAATGCAACAATCATCTATTTCTGAATGGAATTTCACGCAACTATTTCCTCCTAGTATAGAGTCTCCCCAGAGACAAGCTGGTATATTCACCTTAATATTTCCAACAAGATCCATTTTAACAGGAGCAAACACTGTAGGGCCAAGTTTgtctaaaaggaaaaattaaaaacatctttgaaaaagtaatattttcaagtggaaactatttttataacaatttagcaggttttcttcccccccccccccaaaaaaaaaacacaaaaacaaccttatagtttttgcttttaaatccTTTTCTAAACATAAACTTCAAAGGCACTTGGGATACTATCATCACCTTTTTCTATTGTGCTACCCTGAGATGAGTAGCACAATAGAAAAAGGTCCTATAATAAGGTCCTAAGTGGCAGGGAGGATAATCCTATAAACTCCGAATACATATTGTAATCCTTAGGGTTATATTACCCAATATGGTGGCCATTAGATTTGTGGCCACTGAGTGCTTGCAATTAGCTAGTCCAAACTAAAATGTACTGTCAGTGTAAAATATATACCAGACTTCAAAGATTTAGTGCCAAAAAGGAATGCAAAATTTCTCATTAATGAttcttttatattgattacatgttgagatgatattttgaatatatgaggctagacaaaataaattataaaaattaattttatctgttttattttactatGTTAATGTACctgctagaaaatttaaaattacatatgtggtttGAATATTTCTGTTGGACAAGAACaactaaaaaaataacacaattggGTAGAGCTAAAAAgccaaaagagaaaagataataaaattctaaaaaaaatattttatagatctaAAAGAAAGGCAGGAACAAAGATAGGTAGTTAAAAAgccaaagaggaaataaaattgaataCTAAAAAGTAACATTAATTAGCTAGAAGTCAAGACAGGagtaaaaaaggaacaaagaacagataagacaaatagaaaataaatagcaagaTGGTAGAAACAAATAACAAGACAGTAGACTTATATTCATCCAAACAATGCAATTCACTACATTAACAAAGCAcgggggaaaaaacaacacttgataatttcaataaatacagaaaatatattttaaaattaactcatTCATGATTATAAAAACTTAATGTACAAAAGTCAATGGTATCTATGTGCTATCAACGAACAACAGGAAGATGGAACTGTTTTTACAATAGCatgaaaactattaaaattctaaaatgtattcCTAACAAAAGATGTATAAGACTTCTATACTAAAAAAGTGATACAAACATTTTTGTGAAAATAACAAATACCTGAGTAAATGGAGAGATACAGGATGATCAAGCATTAGAAGACTCAATGTTTAAGATACATGTCAGTTCCCTCCTAAATGGCttagattcaatgtaatcttaataaaaatatcaacaggCTTTTTCATAGAATTGGAAAGCCAAAACTTACGTAGACATGCAAGAGATCTAAATTGCCAAAACAAtcatgaaaaataacaaaatggaaaGAGTTACATTATCGAATTTCAAGCCTTACTGTAAATGCACAGCAATTAGGACTCGGAGGTATTGGCATAAGAAAAACCAAACAGACCACTGACACAGAagagagagtccagaaatagacccacgcTTACTAGGTCAACTGGTTTTCTACAAAGCTGCCAAAGTAATGTAAAAGGAAAAATGGCTGTTCAACAAATGGTTCTTGAACAACcagatataataataaaaagaatctcAACACTTACTTCACATTATACACAAAAACTAATTCCAAGATGACTTACAGATGGAAACAAAATCAAAAGTAAAGACTATAGAAGATGACAAGGAGAATATCATCATAACCTTGGGGGTGAGCAAAGATTTCTAGGACACTGAAAGCACTGactataaaagaaagaaaacagataaattggatttcatgaaaattaaaaactctgCTCTTCAAAAGACATCAGTAAGAATTGGGCAGCCATAGTCTGGGGGAAAATACTCATAATGTGTATGTTTACACCGGAATGTTACtcacaatatataaagaactcttatgagtcagtaataaaaagaaaattaaccttttaaaaaaggaataaagccctagccagtttggctcagtggatggagtgccGGCCtgcggttaagggcacatgcctgggttgaaggttcgctccccagtagggggtgtgcagtagccagccgatctatgattctctctcatcattgatgtttctctctctcttgccctcttcctttctctctgaaatcaataaaaatatacttaaaaatcctacataataaaagggtaatatgtaaattaccatcactccgctacgcccacgattgggccagtgggaggcacagggggcgggactcggggtggccagggtggccgattgggccggcgggacgctgagctttcgtcgccagcggcagcgcgagctcagcgtctgtgccatggctgtgctgcggcacagaaggggcctctggggcagtgagccggGTGACTGGTGGCCCCGGCTGACAAGGCggtgcgggcgggcgggtggcgcggctcccgggggaggagtcaGACGGTGGTCGAGCCCCAGCAGCGCGCTGCGGTGTCCACAGAGGACGCGGGTTTCCGCGCAGCCCGGGCCggccgagggagggctcatgagggagccggaaggcagaggagacggcggtggccccagccttcctgggcgggaggcgaaggcaagaccctgGCCCGGGCTCCGGCTGCgggaggaccacgcccccgccccgccgtgCCCTAcgggcccagggacttcggagccGCCAGCCACACTGGGTCCCGACCAGTGGACAGACAGaattgaaagcggggagctgtgtgtctgctccagcaccagcggaccccctgccatcaaaagcggggagcaggctgctagcagtgtccaaggagcgtgctaggctttgcggggcagtggatatggcctggatggcaagttaggcctaggggaccctacacgtgcatgatttaatcatgcactgggcctctagtaaaaaaataaaaatggattaaagatttaaatagatGTCATAGTGTAAGAAATAGCGAAGACCAATAATTACGTGAAAAAGTGcataacatcattagtcatcagagaaatgcaaattaaagccacaacaTGATACCACTAAACACAGGAACGGCCAAAACCCAAACCGCTGACACACCAAGTGTCTGTGAAGATGTGACACAACCAGAATACTCACACGCTGCTGCTGGAAGTGTACAATTGAGCAGCCAGCCTTTATAAAGCTAAACATGCGAACCCTATGAATCAGCAAGTCCACTCCTCGTCACTGGCCcgagagaaaggaaaacatatgCCCACTGACACAAAAATGTTCAGGGCAATTTCACTTACAATAGCCTCAAACAAGAAActacccaaatgtccaccaacaggaaaatgaataaataaatggtgaagTCACTTAatcaaatattattcagcaataaaaagaaatgaactgttGACACATGTAACAACAAGGGTGAAAACATAATATTGAGAGAAAAAGCCAGATGCAAAAGGGTTTATAACATGACTTTATAGACATGGGATTTTAGACCAGGTGAAACTCATCTATGGCGACAGGAAGCAGTAAAATGGTTGCCCCGGGCTGGGTGAGGGTGGGTGACAGGCTGGGGACTGACTGGCAGAGAGAATATTCTGGGTGATGAAAACATTCTTTGTCTTGACAGGGATGCGGATTACATAAGTaggtgcatttgtcaaaactcactgGGATCATAACACTTAAGTTCTATGCAAGCTAtaccccaatttaaaaaaagatgcatagTTAATTGGGTCATATAACCAATTTCAACACATTATCGATTTCTGGTACAATTgactctataaaaataaagtaaacaaaattTGAACTTAACAAAAATTATAGCTATAATTCCGTTATCTTTGAAAAAACGTTTTAACTggtaagcatttttttcatagtaCCAATGGATTTGAAGGTCTATTTCTCAATGActttcactttcattttaaattatgatttctAGAAAACAGAATTCCCCTTTTTCATGACTCTATTTGGAGGTCACTATTTAGTCACAGTTAGAAAAGAAATGGGAATATGCAATAATGCTTCAGATCATGCAGTTTTAACTGTATGTGGCAGGTGCCATGAAGGGGTAGCTACCAGTAAGAAGGGTCATCTCACTGTCCACAGTTCAGATCTCGATGCAATGTAACAGCTGTGAGACAGAGTCTAGAGACTAATAAATTTAAGGCGATGCAGCAACCTTACCCAACACTGGAACCACAGCATAACATGACTCCAGGAACGCTTCTGTGGGAATGCCACTGTCTTCCAGAAGTTCAATGTCACTAAAGCTAAGCCATTTGGTGAtaaggaggaggaaagaatgcAAAAAAGTTAGCACCCTCTTCGGTTCAGAGACAGTTGTGAAAACAGCTGCCCTCTACAGGGAAGTCATTTGGCCGGATTTTACATATATGCCAGGTGCTTGTTTTTCTATTACAATACAGTCTAAATACATCATCATTTTCCAAAGCTAACCGTCAAAGCAAACTACAATTTGTCCAGAGtatgctctcacaatccagctcCTTCTCGTCCACTGCTTCAGACACAGTAAACAGTAAGTCAGACCAGTTCTCTATTCTGCTAGAACACACCATCACCTGAAAGGAACCCCAGCACTGACCTCCCAGAAGGCATCCGCcttcagtgatgtgagagagcaCAGATACCTGGTGTTCATGGTACTGAAGAAAGTCGGGATAACTTCTTGGCCTTCTTCCCAGGGGGATTCCGGAGAGCTACTTGAGGAGTTGGATACGGGCTGGGCCAAGTTGTCATGATTTTCCAAGTtttcctctccatcttccttcatTATTTCACCTTGGACTGCAGAGCAGAAGATACTTATTATTAAtccattatttattataaaaacttaTATATACTTATTGCAGaacatttctaaaacacaaaaGCACACAGAAATGAAAATCAGTGAAATTCTATacccagacacacacatatatatacacacaaaaaattaggTTTAAATATACGTAGATTTGTATCTTGCTTATTTTCATCAATGTATCAAAAATACTTTCATTATCATTGAATACTCTTCAAAACATAATTCTAATGACCATGTAAAATTGCACCATGTGGGGGGCATTTAGGtagtttctaaaattttattagaaatagtCACTCCTCATTATTCATGTATTCTGGATTTGTAAGTTTGCCTACTTGCTGAAGTTTATTTGTAACCCTAAAATCAATGCTTGCAGTCACTTGTGGACATGTGCCGAGTGGTGAAAAATTGAGTCACCTGACATATATGTTCCCAGCTAAGGTTAAGCAAGTAACACTCTGCCTTCTTATTTCAGCTCCCATACTGTACACAAGTGTTTCTTTGGTGCCACATTTTGTGCATTTTTGTGTACTTTGCTGctgatttcactgtttaaaagGGCCCCCAAGCATAGTGCTGTCTGTGATGCGCCTTATGGAGAAAATGCCTATGTTAGATAAGCTTGACTCAGGCATGCGCTGTAGAGCTATTGGCCATGGGTTCAATGTTACTGAATCAACAATATATAGGAAACAAGGTATCTTGAAACagaaacacataaaacaaggttatatGTTGATCAGTGGACAAAAATGTTGTCAACTGAGGCTTGCAGGACCCTAACTCTGAATCTCCCCTGGGAGCAATGGTTCAGTATTTGCTAATTCCAGTGTCTGCAATGATTTTACGGAACGTAACTACCATGAATAATGAGAATCAACTGTAATGTCATAAACAACATCCTTGTGCACAGAGATTTGTACTTAAATCTGACTATTCCCtgtagacaaattcctagaagtaaaatTACTGGGGCAAACAATAGTACTGTTTTGATAGAAATTCTCctgtctttattatttacttaaagGACAAGACTTCAGTGATATGTGGATCACCTGCCTTATATTAACAGTTATGAAATATGTCTTCTTTTCTAAACCCAGCTCATCTGGAAAAATGGAGTCTTTGATTTCAAGAGAAATGAGGAggacagtttttttaaaaaaattttatttttaaaatatttattaaaacttaTAACACAATTAAAAGCTCCACTACCATTGTCTTGGACTGATCTGAAGTTGATTTAGGATAGAGCCAATGGAATTAGCAAATATGAAAGGGCAGCATTTGAACTGCAGGCTATGACCTGAAATGTGGGACTTTGGCTTGAACACAGAGAAGGCCAGGGAAAACCTGATGTGGTTGGTGAATTCTGACATACTCAGGCCTCACCAGAATCCAGGAAGATGGAAACCTGGACTGCCATAACTTCTCACACTCCTAAGTCTGATATCACGGTCTAAGTTCAAAGGACTTTGAGATTCAGAGTAGAAGGCCCACGAAATACTTGTGCTCTCTAAAAGGTTAGTGCAGGCAGCTGTGCTCACTGCAGCCCATGAACGTCACGGCCAAGACCAGCGAGTGGGACAATCCCTCTTCTTTCTGTCATTCTGCACTGGTCAGATGGACGGCAGAATGTTGGCTGACAAGGGCCTGTTGTCCCGCTAATGCTAACTCACCTGCCTCAGGAGCTACCTAGGACACTGTCTTGAGCTCAATTCCCACCAAGTGTCCCATCAGGGGTAATGGATCAAACCGCCAACATCCTAATGTTCAAGGGTTCACTTCAGACTTTAAGTTTGTCTTTACCTGTTATATTatcacctatattttcttcccTTGACATGCTGCAATTGATCTCTGCAGATTTCAGATACAAGGAACTCTTGTTTTTCATTGGGATTTCTTCATCGTCATTGATTTCCTTACTTAAAGATCCATTTTCACAATTGTTTAACTCCATTTGcctgggaatttttttaaaaaagaaaaagagtagaaGGTCCAATTATTTGGTCAGAAATAGATTGTCCAGGTAGATCTGATTCTGAGGGATGGGGGAAGGTTTTACATGGATTGAAAAACAGAATAGTTAAATCAGCCAAATCTCTCACCCCCATCCCTGTGAGAGGAGCAGGCCAGTCTCCAGGCTGAAGTTGAGAAATCACAGCCAGCCATGGCTCTTCTTGCACCTCCAGGGACTCAAACTCCCTGCTCCCTACCAGCAACAGGAAATAGTCATTGACAGGGCTCTGGTTTCCAATCAGCTTTCTGCAGGGACCAAACTTAatgctttttttctctcagttctcAAAATCATTGGCCATTTCCCTGTGTTTGCCTAGCAGGTAACTGTCTAGAAGCCACAAGCTGTGATCAGGGCAGAACAAACATCCCTGCCAAGTATGTGTGACAGATAAAACATCCTGAGGTTCTGCTGCTCTTCAAGGAAACAGAGAAGGCAATTTAACACACAAGTGGAACACCTGACTCTGTTAAAGGGACAATCATAACATCTTATTATAAGCGATTAGGATGAgccaaattagaagaaaaaattttcttccaataaaaataaagggaaaggatCCAAGCTACATGATGACtccaagaaatttttattttctaaagaaatacCATATTTCAACTTAGTAATGAAAAATATAGTATACTAAGGAAATAcctcaagagaaaaaaatgataaagatgtTCTTAGTAGAAATATTTAGGACAGAAGAAAATTTTTAACAATCAAATTGGGAACAATCCAGTATTAAAGAAGCaaacaatatatataaagaggtaaaatattaaataataattttaaaggacAAATACACTAAGTAAAAATTTGGGAATGCTTATATCAAATAATAACGGAGTAAAGATCCCAAGTAGTAGGACCATAACTATGTAAATGTGTCCTTTTTTAAACCAAAGCAGCCTTTGGAGGAAGAAATAGTTTAGCTTTTGATGTTATGTTCTTTTTTCAACCTGTAAAGTCacccaagatttttatttttatgttaatagcACTGTCCTTCCCAGTTTAAAGCGCACTTAAGCCCAAGCCCAGCTCCTCCACAAGAGAGGTGGTGCCCACTCTCAGTGCACCGGAGAGATGGCTAGTTTCCAGCGGTGATGGTTACGAGCAGGTGGGCAGCCCAGGGGAGTCCCTGCGGAATGCAAGGTCTGCAACCAACTGCTTCAGGCTCACCCAAACGAGGGCAGTCAGATACTGTTTCCTTCCGGTATCATCTCAAATCATGAGGAAAACCACCATATGATCAAaatatccttatttttttaaaaacaaggaataacaatatcttttttttttttttttttttacttttagaaagaagaaaaaaacaaagaagttaCTGTACCTTTCCAAGGAATTATGAATCGGTACAATAGGATGTTTCATCtttaaaagaagcaaagagatgAACGTTTACATGTTAAACTTCCAACAGAGCATTTTTAGTTTTGTCACATATGAAAGTGATAAATATGACCTTCACATGCAGTGCCCCAGttttagaacaattttagatCCTCCTAAAAGAAGGGAGTCATTCTTCCCAACCAGCCCttcatatttattcaaataaggTACCCAAATTTCTAAGGAAAAGGAAGGTGGCCTTTTGAAGGACCTAATTATCAGAGCCAAACCCTTGGTAGTTGACTTCCTTATACTTGCAGTTACTCTCATTAAACATTAATAAATGCCAAGCTCTGATGCGGTACTGTATGACACAGTATGGGGTTCCGGCCCTTCAGGTAACTGCACTGTAGAGTAAGGTTAAAATACAGGTGTGCAGAGGAGTTCTCAGCCCAACTGAGGGATTCAGGGAAGAAGAGATTAAATCTTGAGGGATGGAGCTAACCAGGAAAGACAGGGGAGAGGCATTCTTGGCACTGGGGAGTGGCTCTGAGGTGGGGGGAGCGGCTCCGAGATGGGGGGAGCGGCTCTGAGGTGGGGGGAGCGGCTCCGAGATGGGGGGAGCTAAAGCAGTTAACATGGTTGAGCCAGGTAATGACAGCCAAAGAggctgggatggggggaggggctgagcagTTCTGACTTTACCCTGTAGGCAGTGAGGGAGCCCCTGCAGGGTTTGGTAGGGTGGTCCAACTTATACGGCATGAAAAGAACTACTGGCCAGCTGCTTGGGAGCGTCAGGCTGAAGGCGACTGTTAGAAGGCTACCACAGATCTCAGGGAGGCTCACTGGACAAGGAGGCTGCAGAGAACAGGCTGGCTACAGAGACAAGTTTAGGTGTCAAAACTGCCAAAAATAGCTGACTGGACATGGGGAACTGAGGGCAGACGCAAAAGTGGACATAAAGGAAAGTCCGCTAAGAAAGTCTTTATCCGCCACCAAAGAGTAATGGAGGCCATAGCCCAGTATATCACTTTCTTAACGTTTCAACTTTTCATTAATCCCATCGCCGCCGAGCGGAGCGGGCTCTCACCTTGCTGGACTTGAGCGTGGCCAGCTGCGGCGACCCTGGGGGAGTGTGGCAGAGCAGCTCCGAGGTGAAGGCTGCGTTTGCAATCTGCATGCATTCTTCCAAAGTCTTCAGGAAAGTATTGCACGTTGATTTCAGCAGAGTGCCCACATCGACTCCCTCCTACCAAACAACCAGAGGGAAGACTCCTTTACCTTGCACAACAGCAGCAGCCCAACTGCGGAATGTCCTTAGAGGTTTTACCCACAACCACAATAATGATACCATTCCCGTCTATTCTGCAGGACGAACACGTACATCCGTTATAAAGTAAAAGGACTGAGTGAGTCCAGTTTATCTATGGACCATACACGAGCCGGACCCTCAATCTGACCCTTCACAGTCACCCACTGCTCCGGCTGAGAGCAACAACGTCATTCAACTCAACAACACGCTACGCCAGCACCGTGCCAGGTGCTGGGCACAGAGCCCTGCTTCCAGTCCACGGGGTGGCAGACGTGACACGGGGAGTCGCATTGGAAAAACGTCTCCCATGGCCTGAGTGAAAATGAGGCTCTAAAACTGAAGCATTAGAAACCACAAATACTGTTTTCTGGCTTTCCATTCAGATGAGTCTAAGGTTTCAGCAACTGGAATTCTTTTGAATATCTAATCATTTTTTCCCTCCAAGTCATTTTACTTGTTCAGTGTGTTTTTCCTCTGGACATTGGCATTAATGTGTTGTTCAGAAATTGAGGTCACATCCTGACTAGacgcagtgatggtgaacctatgacacgcgtgtcagcactgacacgcgtagccatttctgatgacacatggccacatgccgaggatgaaacatttgctgctcctgaggatgaaacatttgcgactagagtcttggagttagttttttcctccaagtgacacactacccgagttatgctcagttttttggccaagtttgacacaccaagctcaaaaggttgcccatcactggagaGAGCGCAGTGACCACATCCTAGCAGTGTTAAAGCAACCAGCCTGGGCCCAAGATGGAGTCCCTCATGTTACACCTCAAACCAAAAACATAACCAAGCCTCTCTGCTGGGCTCTCCCAGAAAAACATcgcagacattgccagatgtctcCTGAGGGGCACCCTGCTCTGGGTTGAGACTGTTCTAGAGCATAAACATCCCAAGAACAGGgctgaaatgtgttttttttggtgcctctctccttcccttatCCAGCACAGTGTCATGTACGAAACAGGCAGTTCCAAATGTTAGCAATTACTTAATTAATCCTGAATTCATCCTAGGAAGGAAAGCTATATGCATCCATAGGCTGAAATGCACATATCTGCTCTCtctgttaaattttatttcattttctctgaaaaaaCAGTAAAATCCAAGATTCAGGGATGGAGTGAGAGTAAGCATCACCTAAACACAACGCCTGGTGCGACTTCGCATGCGGCTCGGAGCAATCATGTTTTACCTCAGAACTGGAGGCACCCGCTGTGGTCGCTTCTTTCGTTTTTCCCACTTgctgaacaaggaggtcacagtagAGTCTTAGTTCTGACATTTTGGTTTTCAAGTTTTCAGTGTTTTCAGCAAACTCTACATAACAAAATGATGACAATGTATGTCATTATCAGAATGAATGCACGATGTACTAGTTAGGATACTACTAGTATACAGATCATGGAATATATAACCTACGACTGAAGTCAGGTGTTTATAGTATGGCTTACAGACAGGTGAAgacatgggagcaaagaaaacagaagaggagaTGGCCAGTCTTGGGAAATAATCCACATTATTTCTTGAGCCAGCATACTGCCTGGTCAGCGGTACAGGGAGAAGGAGACAGCCTACTCCTGACCCACGCGTGTCAGAACTGGGAGCAGGGTCCAGGCTGAGTTCCAGTCTCAGTTCTACCAGTTTTCCTGTGTGTAAAATGGGGCCACAGCCCTCTGCCTGCTACCACAGTGCACAGAACTGGGAAACGGTGTTCTGTAATGTGCAATTACCACTAATGAGGCGGCTCATTAATTCTGAGGACTGGTCCAGCACGCTGCCCGTCGCGGCTAATAGCACCCTCTGTGCACCTGCTGCTCCCTTATTAGCTCAGCACTCCAGCCACCCTGGTGCTGAGGGCTCAGCAACAATCATTACCGCCtgtttcctcctccataaaaATGCTGCACGTTCCCACCGGATCTGAGTCAAAGCTGACAGTGTCTAGAATTTACTCCCGATTTAGCATGCAAAGGCGGCCACTTTTCTGCGTCTACTGGAAGAGTTAAGCACATCTGCCACATCTGTCATGAGAAAGGTTTCCTGAAACACTTTCCCCAGaggccctcctctccccacaaTCTCTTCAGGTGTGTGTGGGGCCAGGGGGCCATGAGGGCTCAGGCAGTAAGCCCTGGCATACGCGGGACCCAGTCCAGAAAGAAAGTTGTGCCCTGCTTCTCAGACCTAATGATGGCGAGTTAATGAGCACTGAGCAGCAGCAACCCGACAATTAAGCATCCACCCCctccagggacagggaggggaggcgggTGCCACTGCAGGCTTCTCTGGCTCAGCCACTCTTTACCACAGGTGAGCTCTGCCAGACGGGGCACCACGGGGCTGCAGTCTCACTAATCCTTGTGGTAATCCTAATGTAGGTCATTTCCTCTTTGTACAATATTAGGAAACTGAGTGACCTGggccaaggtcacaaagccagGAACCTACCTGCAAAGCCATGATTCGCATCCAGTTGTATCTGGCTCCAAAGCCTGCATGCTTTCTGCTCTGACATGCTGAGCACTGGATAGAGACCAGGGTTTGTTTATTTGTGCATTTAGAGCTGATTTATTATACAGAAAAGCctctttcatatttttcataCAGAGAAATATATGGTTCATTCCTTTAGTTTTCAGTTGTCCTTTAAAACCTGTTTCTTTAAAGCATACTGACGTTTGAATTGGGATCCCCTAGGTGTTGTACCAATAAATGTAGAAGAGTTCTGTGATTGCATGAAGGCTAAGCCAGTTCACACCTGACAGACACGCAGCCCTGGAACAAGCAGGGTCTTGTGTTTCGTGCCATGGAGACTGTGCTTTCAGGTGTCCAGATATTGTATTTTCCCAGTTACCATGCCCAAGAGTCTCTGACTTTTTTGGGGAAGTGGCAGCATTTGAAATGTTGACAGCGTCCCCAGTTTTGAAGGTCATGGCATCCATGGCTTCTGTGAGGTTGCACTTaactaatgtttttttaaaaaaatatatatttttattgatttcagagaggaagggagaaggagagatagaaacatcaatgatgagagagaatcactgatgggctgcctcctgcacacctcccactgggaattggGCCTgccccccaggcatgtgccctggccgggaatggaactgtgacctcctggctcacagagACCACGGTTTAAATGCCACTGCATTGTGCACCATTTGCGTGACACAAAAAGCTGGCTAGGTGGTCAGAAGCAAGGTAACAAATATGGGACCCAGGGATGACAGTGGGAGATTCCCACGGTTCTCAGACCAGAGGACAATCAGTACTTGCCTTTCTCCTTCTGGGTCCTACTGTCGGTCAGGCAAGCCTTGGCTGAGCCCAGGGCCACCAGCCACCGCTGTCTCTCCGCCACACTTCTGGCTTTCAGGTAGAAATACTGTTCCCCAGGGATGATCAGGTCCATGCGTGTGTTATCTACGGAATGAACTTGGAGCAAAGCAGAGGGAGGTCAGAAACCCAGAAGAACCCTACCTGGGTagcctccacccacccaccttcctgaGCTCAGCTGGTGCCGGTCACTGGAGTCTGCTTCTAAGAGAGGATGCCAGCCCCACCACCTCCCCTAGCTCGTTCATCTCTTCCGATGCCTCCGCTGATAAGGAGGGAAAACCCTGCGTCTGGCTCCAAGGTATCACACCGAGATTCCGGTCTAAAAACAATCATCCAATTCTCCTTAGGATCTTTTATCAGAATA
The genomic region above belongs to Eptesicus fuscus isolate TK198812 chromosome 14, DD_ASM_mEF_20220401, whole genome shotgun sequence and contains:
- the PLEKHA8 gene encoding pleckstrin homology domain-containing family A member 8 gives rise to the protein MEGVLYKWTNYLSGWQPRWFLLCGGILSYYDSPEDAWKGCKGSIQMAVCEIQVHSVDNTRMDLIIPGEQYFYLKARSVAERQRWLVALGSAKACLTDSRTQKEKEFAENTENLKTKMSELRLYCDLLVQQVGKTKEATTAGASSSEEGVDVGTLLKSTCNTFLKTLEECMQIANAAFTSELLCHTPPGSPQLATLKSSKMKHPIVPIHNSLERQMELNNCENGSLSKEINDDEEIPMKNKSSLYLKSAEINCSMSREENIGDNITVQGEIMKEDGEENLENHDNLAQPVSNSSSSSPESPWEEGQEVIPTFFSTMNTSFSDIELLEDSGIPTEAFLESCYAVVPVLDKLGPTVFAPVKMDLVGNIKKVNQKYITNKEEFTTLQKIVLHEVEADVARVRNSATEALLWLKRGLKFLKGFLTEVKNGEKDIQTALNNAYGKTLRQHHGWVVRGVFALALRAAPSYEDFVAALTIKEGDHQKAAFSAGMQRDLSLYLPAMERQLAILDALYDAHGLESDEVV